GGGTAGGAGATACGCAAATTAACTTGGGGAAATATCGCCCGTGTTTAATATGACTTCATCGTATCTAGAACTATGAGGTCATAATTAACTACTATTCATTCGTTTATCTTATACAACATCGTAGATGAATAAACACACATGTATCATCAAAGGAAAATTCTGCTACACCGTTCGGTATAGAATACCTTGTAAGTTTCATGACTAAAAATTCAACCAACCATCCCTATGTTAGACCCCCTTGCTGGGCAGCCTTCTTTAGTCATAAAACACGTTATACCGTTCGGTATATAACAAACAAACACATCATCAAGTATCACAAATACATAATATGTTTACGTTATCACGTGTTTTATGCTTGCGGTTTTACTCACTTGATCATTCTCGCATTTCTTATTATTGAACATTATGTAGAAAATGGAATTGATCCCAAATCATTAGATCAAGTTTGAAATCTCTCAACATTAACACTGCAAGTCTCGTCATTCATCGCAGTCTAATATAAAAAGTTTTTCCATTGCCACTAGGAAAGATAGTCAGTACATCGAATCATTAGAATGAACCGGAGGTAAATATTTTTAACCATTAGAGTTACAATTCCGGTCATTCTTGCAGTTTAATCTCAAGAGTATCTCAATCCTCCCCACCGCAATAAGAGGTAGTCATTACTCATTACTGATGATTACGTCGACCTTTAAAAACACACCCAACACTGCAAAACAGCTGGTGCCCAATTCTTCAAGTCTTAAACAAAAGCTCGTTACAGTCCTATAGTCTTTGTTCTTACTTCTTTAGTGTTCCTTGGTTCTTGCTTGGCAAGTTAAAATTGAACATGGTGGAAACTTTCAACAGTAGGTAAGCCATGTCGTGCTTTTCGGCAGAATTATTAAGCAGCTACTGCACTCTGTTTCGTTCTCTGTACACAACAAGATGTGCGATCCTTTTCATAAAGTGAAACAAAGAACAAATAAAAATCTGGAAAAAGCAAATTCAAAGATTGAATTATGGAGAAGAAAGAAGAGGTGGACTCGTACATCATAAGCCTCGAGGGCTCAAATCCCAGTAAAGTCGATAGACCCAGGAAAATTGAGAGCTTAAAAACAGAAGAAAAGAGCAACCAGTGGGGACCTTGAAGATTGAAGATACTCTTTTCTTCTAATGAATATGATCTAGAGGGTGACACAGCCTTGTCTCTGAAAGTGACACTCTTCGATCAAGTGTGTGTGATCGATGAGATTAGAAATGTGAAAGCAAGTGGTGGATATTATGAAATCACCATTCACCAAACGTTTTGATTCTTTGTGTCACTGTAAGCTAGGTGTATGGTTTCAATTTTGGCCAAACCCCATAACTCCAAATTATGGCGGAAGCTTCATGCTCCTTTTGGGTAGATCATGGAGTGAAAATTGTAGCTCCATACGACCTTGGCCTCTACTTGTTCACATGGGAAGTAGATTGGCGAAATTGGCTAGTAGCGATTTGTGTACTTCAATCTTACCTTGTATGTTGAACCATTTACGATCTTGTCACATTAACGATTAGTATTAAGATACTCACAAATTACAGTACAAAGTTGTCGTATATTATTTTTTTAGTTTTTAGTTTTGTTTAAAGTCATCTTGTTTAAAGTTCAATGATTAAAGGCTACATATATGATGTTTTGAATCACAATTCTCAAAAGTTTCACCACAGTAAGTATGCCCATCCATGAGGATAGACTAAATCAAAGTGGTAGCAATAGTTATGATGATATAAGATCATGAATGTATAATGTCCTACATTTTCTTGTCTTTTCTCTAGTGAGATCATCAAGGGTCCAAGTTTATGATGATACAAGAAAAAAACAAGTTTAGTGGGTATACTAAAAGTAGTGGTTATCATATTAAGGCAATTATCAAATTCAACGTTCTTCAAATAAACCGGCATAGATAGTACCTGTGAGGTGAACCATCCTTGAAAATTGTTTGGCTCCTATAGTGTTTTAAATTATTGCAGGACTCGGAGACATACATCTTGAAGCAAATAATATTTGTCAATAGACTAGTACATACACTTTGCTAGAAGGGATAATGTAACGAGGCTCTTGTTTTGCTGATAGATTAGCACACTTTCCAAAATCTTCATTTCAGAATGTATTTTACGAGGATTTGTGTACAATTAAGTCCGCTCGAGGTTCAGATTTTATGTCACCCTTGATTGTGTAAAGCATCAATATTAATATAATTTAGGCATGGAAACGAGCCTCCGGAACGGGGTTCCAAACTCCATCTACACTTTTCATTACCCTTGTTTTAATTTCGATACAACGCAATATTCAGATTTGAAAACTTCTCAAGTTATGTACATTCGACCATCCCGGTTGATTAAGCCAGGGTTGTTGGTCAAGTTCCACCAAACGCAAGAGAGGCGAGTAATGAGGCACTAAATATAGTAAAAATAGTAGAGACAAGTCATTAAGCCATTGAAGCAGAGTACTATTCCTTCCTAATCTCTGCTGCTCTCTATCAATGCTCAACACACAGTGATCTATCTCATCACCTTTAAAACATCTTCAATGGCGTCACCAACTCGAATAAAGGCGGGAACAGAAACCAGAATATAAGCTCTAATTATGTATACAAAAATCAGTATACAACAAGATTATATATAAAAATCATTATTACAATAATAATAATAATAATTAACATCCTTAACTACTTTAACTAATTACGCATTAGCAAACAAAGCAGAGAAGCTCCAAAAACGACCAGACTCCGAAAAAGGAAAAACAACAAGACCCGAAACAGAAAAGCAGTAAAAATTTATATTTTTACTGGTCGAGTGCATTAGGTCCGGTACAGTAACTCAAAACGTGGCTCCAAACCCACTGGACCAAAAACCTGCGCCGGATTCCGTTCATGTTGTACGTGGCGCCATCGTGGTCGTCCAGGAGCTGCCCAGTGTACGACCCCCCTCCTCCTGTGCCGTAGATCCCCTCACAAAGGTCGGCGATCTCCACCGGAGCTGTGGGGTCCTGTCCGGCGTACCAAGCATTCACTAAAGGGTTGCTCGCCAGCTCAGCAATCTCGTGAGCTATAACGCTTATCATCCCCTCCACGCCGACGTCACCGTTCGGCGACTTCAACGGCTTCAAACCCGGCATGTAATCCGGAACCGCGAAAGGGTAGGCGCAGATTCCGGGGCATTGCTTCGCCGAGTTTCCGACCCAGGCGTAAGGGAGAGTGTAACCCACGATGGAGGGGAAAGTGAAGTAGTGGAAGCCGCAGACCTGGCCGCAGAAGTCCTGGACGGTGACGTCGTCTGACGTCAGCAGGAGGTAGAGGCCTCCCTGTGGGTTGGTGGGTAAGGGGCGGGTGGTGGCGGAGACGGCGGACTTGATGACGGACTGGATGGAGAGGCGGGTGAGGGCTTTGCCGTGGGAGTAGAAGCGGTCGTTTTTCTCGGCGCCGAGCCTGACGGAGCGGGAGATGTTGTGGCCGGTCTGGTCGGTGTAGAGCTGGACGGTCTTCCACCAGCCGGCGACGGAGGGGGGTTTGGAGTCGGCGGCGGAGATGGAGTTGATGAACTCACGTATGATCTTCTTCTGGCGGCGCTGCCACGTGCCGTACCAGATTGTGTGGACGGTTATGTCGGCGGTGAGGACGGGGCCCATGTGGTACTTGAGGTGGACGAACTCGGAGGAGCCTTCGAACTTTTTGTTGTCGCCGAAGGCAAGGTCGGTCTTGTTGGCCCTGAGGTGGGGCCATGGCCGCCATGAAGCGGCGGAGAGGAGGAGAGTGAGTAGGGTTAAGAGGGAGAGGAGCACCGGTGACCGGCGCATTTTTGTGGGTGAGTAAGAGAGAGAGAGTGAAAGAGTGGAAGTGGGAATCTCACAAGTGTTTGTTTTTGTCGCAGAGAGGGTGTTTATATAGGACATAGGAGAGGAGATATTTTATGTTTATTTGAATTTAGGTTTTAGGTTTTTCGAGAGTGGGAAAAAATGAAAATTGGGAGAGTGAGAGGCATTGGGTTGCGGGTAATGGAGGACAGATAGATTCTTAAAGCCAAGACTGGGCGGGGACGGAGATGGGGCCGGGAAGTCAGACGTGGCCGGGAGAGGCATCATCATTGTCACCGTCGTCATCTGATCACACTTGATCCCAGCTCTCTGTGATTCTTTAACTTTCTGCCTTGAAGTTTTGGAAGCGCGGGAAAATTAGTGTTAGAAGTCTACTTAGAAGTTAGAACGGTTGATGGTGAAATCGTAACACATCAAAATGTCTATATATAATTAAGCTAATAATTTTGCTTACTTTCCGATCTCCATTGGATAATGTAGTCTTACACTCTTACTCTCGGGATCACTTCATGTGTTTACGATTTATCTGAAATGTTTTACGTGATCATGAGTCGCTTATTAATTTGAAAAATTAAAGAAAGATCGTGGTTGTAACACGTACATGAGGAATGTTATTCTAAATTCATGTATTTATTAATGTTTTGTTTTAATGTAGTATAAACTTGAAACTTGAGTTATTACCATAATATACGGATCACGTGTTACCATCAGATTATACGGATCACCTCTAGTTAACGATGTCGTTATATAGACGAATTAATACAGTGCGAAATCTTTATATTTCACTTCTTTTTACCAAGTGATAATGCACTCATATTCTGATCAAAAGAAACGGACATATCCAAACAAAACGACAATGATCGTAATTTGACGACTTACAAAACGAGCATTCAGAACCTCCAATCTTTCAGAAGAAGGCAGGAGGAGGGAGGAGGAAGGAGGTGTCAATTGTGTGGTTCGAGCTATAAGAACCAATAAGCATGGTGGACGTGTACGAAGGAGGACAAGATAGTCAATGTCAGTAGTCAGTTCTGGTTATCCAAACAGGTTATTGTCCTCCTCCTTTGCACAGCATATCTATCGGACTGTGTTGTCCTATCCTTCAACCCCCGTGTTTCACCCATTTCATATATCATAGCTCGTGAAAATTATAGCGCATATCTCATACATGCTACTTCTTCGTCTAATTAAGCATTCATAAATCCGGACGTGGGATTTCCAGATATAAATATGGAGACTAGGAGATGAAAAATCAAAGGGACGGTGGATGTGGTCCTGTAGTAGCTGGTGTTATTTTTGTTCCCTCAGATAATAATGCATGCAACATGGGTCCGAACA
Above is a window of Fragaria vesca subsp. vesca linkage group LG7, FraVesHawaii_1.0, whole genome shotgun sequence DNA encoding:
- the LOC101310750 gene encoding uncharacterized protein LOC101310750, giving the protein MRRSPVLLSLLTLLTLLLSAASWRPWPHLRANKTDLAFGDNKKFEGSSEFVHLKYHMGPVLTADITVHTIWYGTWQRRQKKIIREFINSISAADSKPPSVAGWWKTVQLYTDQTGHNISRSVRLGAEKNDRFYSHGKALTRLSIQSVIKSAVSATTRPLPTNPQGGLYLLLTSDDVTVQDFCGQVCGFHYFTFPSIVGYTLPYAWVGNSAKQCPGICAYPFAVPDYMPGLKPLKSPNGDVGVEGMISVIAHEIAELASNPLVNAWYAGQDPTAPVEIADLCEGIYGTGGGGSYTGQLLDDHDGATYNMNGIRRRFLVQWVWSHVLSYCTGPNALDQ